The genomic segment cattttttaaaggtCAGATATTGCAAGTGATTGAAAAGTGATATTGTTAAACTGTTCTACTAGATGCAGCAGTGGAACAAGTCCAatagtaattctgcagtgtgatattattactttttcttaAGTACAGTCCTgtagtcctgcattcaaaacttacttaagtaaaagtaaaatgtttCAGCATCAATATGTAATTAGTCTTAGTATCAAAAGAAAAGTAGttagttatgcagaatggacccactcagattgttttatatgttacaaaaatgttattgtattattattattattattattcttattattattgatacacTTATTTTAGCATCATTGTAGTATTGTCCAGTTAGGGCAAATAGtttatttggtttaatttataaacatgcgtaatcattttacatttattgtattttttcttgttaaatctcgacctaaaAAGTCATTAAAGATGGCGGCTTAATATAGTggggtaaaaagtacaatatttacccctaaaatgtggtgaagtagaaatatgaagctacatacaaatgaaaatacttaagtaaaatacaagtccctcaaaatttacttaagtacagtacttgagtaaatgtacttggttacctTCGACCACTGCATGTAATTTAGATTATTTGTAATCCAGATTACAAGTAAATCTATTGTAATCTGAATGCTATTAATTACATTTGAAATACTACATTTGACACTTAAAAAATGGATGTAGTCACAAAAAAATtgagttgcaagaaaaaaaatctttgaacATCTGAAAACGTTTACCatgcaaataaaatacattttacagttgGTCCAATCAAATTACACTTACGAAAACAGCACCGGCACAAACAACATGCTTTTTGAGCGTTAATAGCATTAGTTaacataaaaaagtttaatcATTTTGAAATTGTCATATTTCAGCGTCATAATCCAAAATGTGATCCTTCATAATGTAACTGTAATCTaaattttttcaaaatgtgatCTGGACTGATTACAGtagtttattttatgtaaacTGATTATGTAACCCCTAAGCAATCCTTTTTAAGTCTTAGTGTGACAAGACAGTCTTAACTGAAAGTTGACACATAAACTTTTTTTGGAGCTTTCATCTCACGGTCTTGGTGGTAACTCAGTTCATCCTAAATGATGATGATTAGAACTGAAAAGGCCACAAGATGCAGTTAAAAGCTCCTGAAAAGCTGGTAAATGGAGCTTTAACACACATAATACTTAATTTCGTATTAGCTGGAAACTGATAAGCAGTCTTTGTTTCATGCATAATGTATAGATCAGTcacttacactaccggtcaaaagttttagaacaccccaatttttccagttttttattgaaattcaagcacttcaagtcaaatgaacagcttgaaagggtacaaaggtaagtggtgaactgccagaggtaaataaaaaaggtaagcttaaccaaaactgaaaaaataatgtacatttcagaattatacaagtaggtaTTTTTCagagaacaagaaatgggttaacaacttaactcatggagtcttgggctattttgtccatttttgaattcttttcatgtctttgtaagtcattttgtgtctttttttggtcattttgtgtcttttttttttagtcattttgtgtcttttgtggtcattttgtatctttttttgtcattttgtgtctttttttagtcctttagtccaacataaatgtgattttgaatcttttttttactttcaaaacactatcatgctcaataaagaattttaaatgttgcaaatgcgTATTAATTTCAgaatacactgagacattaaactgcataattttcaattaaattctggaaaagttggtgtgttctaaaacttttgaccagtagtgtaactgtttgttatttatttatttatatttaactcATATTGCTTTCCTAGTACACCATCACAGCCACGTTCTCTTTCTACTTCTGCTATTTTATAATCTTGTGTTTCATTTGACAGGCAGAAGGGAGGAAGCTTGGCCTGGTTGGATGGGTCCAAAACACACGGGCAGGAACTGTTCAGGGGCAACTCCAAGGTCCAAGCAGCAGGGTGAAAGAAATGCAAGAATGGCTGAAATCCACCGGGAGCCCCCAGTCAAACATAACAAAGGCCGAGTTCAAGAACGAGAAAGTAGTCGATAGCCTAGAACACTCATCTTTTAACATAGTGAAATGAAATCACCCATATGTTGTGCCTGTAATATTAACTCGTAAgcagatgttttatttatttagttttattttgtattggtTGAAAGGCAGCTTGAGCATTGACTTGAAAAGATGTGTTTATGTTACATATCACAATATATAGaatgacatgaaataaatagaaaattcTTTTCAGCCCTCTTAACATTGTTGGAATTTTATTGTAGGATTAGCAATAAGGGAATAATTTATGATTTGACCACGTAATTTAACAGAGACTGTTAACAGATTGTGACATTTGCAAACAAACCACAGTCCAGCAGACATCCTGCTGAGCAAACGGGCAATGATGTGACCTTGAAATCTGTCGGAGCCGTCTTCATGAGCTCCAGAGTCAGAGTGGAGCCTGAAGAACGACTAAAGCTGATGATGAAATGCTCCTCAGTATGTTGCTTCTCTCCCTTGAAAAGGACTGAACTCTGCGGGTGGCTTTGGAGAAACACTGGCAATATATACTCtgatatatacactgtaaaaaaagttattttccagacatttactgtattattttacaaggcttttcttgttttcttctacattaagtgcaaatgtcataaaatggaagatgaaatctgtaaattaatataatgggacattatagatttttcttttcagtatTCAATTGCTTTGTGGTTTTcagtgttaaattacagtgaattacatgcaaaaataaaaaatgcacatcatATTAATGTGAAATTAAGGAGACTTTCTGTATGTAGtgtaatgtagtggagtataatgGACAATATtggcctcaaaatgtaatggagtagaagtataaagttacataaaatggaaatactcaagtaaagcacaagtacctcaaaattacatTCCCCCACTggaatacaaaattaaaatctgtATCTGTAAAAGTGATGGATTTATATATATTGACTTATATGTAGTAAAGAAAGagcaacacaaaaagacaaaacgtgGGCCATAAAGGGAGTCTGGAGGGATTAATAATGGAGAAGACCACCTTTTTTGAGAATTTCTGAGAAATATCATTAGCCAACAATTAACTTGTGTTTATAACATTTTTGTACCACCGAACATTAACTTGAAAATACTAGGACGATAATAATCTCAGCCTGTACGCCCATGTGTCAGATGCATGTGACTCAATAAACACACTCCGGCCAGTAGGTGGCGGTACGCACATTAAAGGCTGGATGCAACTTTGCAacgaacaaaagaaaaagacgacgggtttcaaactcaaattacctggggccgctggaggcagtatcaaaatgataaaaataaaaaaaactctcaaaattactaaaaaaagacacaaaatgaccaaaaaagacacataattacaaaaaagacacaaaatgactgaaaaacactaaattacttaaaagacaaaatgactgaaaaacactaaattacttaaaagacaaaatgacaaaaaaaggcaaaatgaccaaaaaaaatacacagaattaccaacaaagtcagacaattattaaaaatgagacaaaataatcaaaaaaggacacaaaatgcccaaaaaaagacacaaaatgacagaaaaaaacgtaattatttaaaaaagaaacaaaattaccaaaaaaatacacagagttatcaaaaaaagacacacatttatttaaaagacacaaaatgaccaaagaattacacaaaattacaaaaaagacacaaaattactttaaaaaaagacagaaatttaccaaaaaagacacaaaattattaaaaaagacactaaattattttttttaaaaaggcacaaaattaccaaaaaaaaagtattgaaagggaccttccacacaacacggtaaagtgccattcatataaaactcacattaaactttcatatcaaggtgggggccacaaaataacgtcacgagggccgcaattggcccacgggccgcgagtttgagacccatgtgtTAAAGTCTATGGTTAAAGTGTAACGGTCGGTCCTTCACACCAGAAGATGGCGCTACTCGCTTCAACCGTTAGCTGTTAACGGTAACTCTTGTTGGTGCACGTTGACTGTAAACAGCAGCTAAGGATCATTTTTAGCAACAGTTTGATATTTCAGTGGTGTAACACGacttttttaatgtgtgaagGCCAAAATGTTGTCGCTGGACCCCATGGAAGTAGCAACTGTTAACCTAACGTTAATGTTAACGGCCGTTACCTAGCAACGGACAAGTTTAAACCAGCGGAATATGTTGAGGACAGGTGAAAGAAGTGAATTTAACGACCACCATGATTAAGTGTTTGCCTAAAGAGGTCCAGGGGAAACTTCGCTCGGGGGTCGCCATCCCGTCgctgcagcagtgtgtggaGGAGCTGATCCTCAACAGCATCGATGCCGAGGCGACCTGTGTGGGAGTCAGGATGGACATGGAGGCGTTCAAGGTTCAAGTGATCGACAACGGTGCTGGGATCAACGCTGAGGACATGGAGAGCGCGGGAAACAGATACCACACGAGCAAATGCGGCTCCATCGAAGACCTGGACAACCTACGGTGGTATGGTTTCAGAGGAGAAGCCCTGGCAAGTGTAGTTTCTCTCGCCAAGCTTGTTGAAATATCATCCCGGACCAGATCATCAGTGAAAACCCACGTCAAAATCTTCAAGGATGGCAAGAGCATGGATGTGTTTGAAGCGGAGACTGCTCGACCATCTGCAGGCACAACTGTTATCATTTGTAACTTCCTCCACAACATGCCAGTCCGGAGGAAGAGGATGGATGCTGTCCTGGAGGGTGAGAGGATCAGACACAGACTGGAGGCTATCTCTCTGATGCACCCCTCTGTGTCTTTCACCCTGAAGAATGACTGCACAGGAGCCATGATGGTGCAGCTTCCTAAAGCTAGAAACACTTACCACAGGTTTGTTCAGATACACAGCCTCGGGCGTGCACAGAAACTTGGAGAAATCAGCTACACGCACAAACAGTTTGAAGTCATTGGTTACATTGGCAGAGAAGGCCACTACAACAACAGCTTACAGTTCCTGTTTGTAAATGACAGACTGCTGTTGAAAACACGCATACACAAGCTCCTGAACTTTCTCCTACGCAAACTTAGAAGTTCAAATCAGAAAAACGACAGTCCAGATGGGCAGTCTGCCATTAGGAGTCCAAAGCACAAACGAAGCCAAGAGCTGCATGGAGTATACATCATCAATATCAAATGCTCTTACTCAGAATATGACATATGTCTGGAGCCTGCAAAAACTCTTATAGAGTTCAAAGACTGGGATGGTATTTTGCTGTGTATAGAAGACACAGTGAAAGCTTTCCTCAGCAGGGAGAACCTGGTGGCTGAACTTTCTCAAGATGACTTGGACTGTGTACCTCCTGAACTGTTTGGCACTCACAATACAGACCAAGAGGAGCATACCACGGGCAATGGTGGCCAAGCAACTATCAGTGCTTCCACACAGGATTGCAGTATTGGAATTAAACTGGCATCTGCCTCTGTTCATCGTAAGCGCAAAGATGACTGTGTATGTGAGGATAACGGAGTGATGGAGTGCAAAGAAGAGATGGAGAAGAAAACTGTAAATGAGTTGGAAACGAACAAAAGTGAAGGAAGCAGAAACAAAGAATGTATCTATGAGCCACTGTGTGATACTGCACAACATACATCTGACTATAGCATTACTGAAGAAGAGGAGCCACCTTTAAGTGAAGCTGGGGACATCTCTAAAATGTCATGTATGCTAAGTTCAATCAGACAACTAGAAAGTGAAAATATGGAGCTCTtaagagaaaatgaaaaagagacATCAAACGGTACCCCATCAACAAGCAACATGGTTTCACTAGACCACATCACTCAACAAAGTAAGCCTGATTTAAACAATATTGAGCAAATATTACCTGACTACCAGGGTCCAGGCAGACATGAAGATACTTTAGTGACTACCAGAAAGATCAGTCTTTCTGATCCGTACATTCATGAAAATCTGCTGTCTCAAGACATGTCCCAAATCAACAAGTCTGCATCTGGGCAGCAAATTTCAGCACAGAAATGTGAAGAGAGATCCTTTGCATCTAAACGCAAAATCTCACTGGACGCAGGCTATGACATAACTGGTCAAAAACCATGGAAAGGCCTCACTCCTTTCATTCCCTCGAAGATTCCCAGAACTTGTCAAAAGGTGTCTTTATGTAAGGAGTCTGGATCCCTTGAGAAGTTCAGAAGAGTATATGGTAAATTTGATGGACTGAAACTACCTCAAGAAAAGAATACAAGACTTCATCAAGCAGACAGCTTTGCTTTAAATTCCAAGAATTTGTTTTGCCAAAAAGATCAGCAagatgaaacagaaaaagaaaagacacagagcaGGCCCCAAAGCCGACCAGCCCTCTCAGGTTTCACCCAGTTAAAACCAGCGTCAGGACAGAACAGAGGTAAAACATCTTTGGCAGCTAAACTCTGCCATTTGAAACAACACAGGACGGACAATTCAAAAGTATTACCACAGCGGTCCAGGACTACCTCAGAGGGGAAAACCTGTATCAGTAGTGGAAATGATGGCACCCAAGACAGTAATAACAATGAGAATCAGTGTGACGCTGCACTGAATCCTGAGCCAGTCCCGGGTGGCAGTACAGATCCTCTGCTGACTGAGAAGCAAGAGGCTATGACATCAGGTGACTGGCTTCATCACTATGATCCATCTGTTGGAAAGACGGTTTACGTCAACAAAGTGACTGGGCTCAGCCGCTATGACAACCATCCTCCGGAAGAAACACAAGTGCGTTGTACGTCAGATGTCACCAACATGGCTGTTAGTGTCATCTCTGAAATGGGTGAGTTGGTAGCTTTTCTGTGCTAATCAGCAGGTTATGACATCATGGCAGTAACTGGAAGTAGCACTCGACTTTAACAAAGAAtacctggtaacactttacaataaccaactaaataatgtttatagatggtttataaaccaattattaaccatttaaaagtgctttacatatttaatcgttaaatgttttcaaccaatttattaaaggtatatgaatcatttcaaaatcattaacatacttaatatggagttaaaaatattaaaatgggtgcaactaaaactatttataaacaattaattataattgaattgtttgttaatggtaaagtaactataaacgtacattaatagacatgtttataaataaatatacatctatttgccatttatacatgattaagttagttaaacattaataaattatgtatttaccattctaaatggtctataaacagtttataaatgatgattaaacattaataaactatctgtttaccgtttataaatgatggtgattgtaaagtgttaccgaatacCTTCACTGTCACAGCTGTTCTTGATTTTTAAACTGTAGGTATGGAATACAGATGTTACCCTTTTCAGGTGGATCTAGTGTTGCCCTTCCTACCTAAATCCAGGACAGAAAGGGTGATTAGTTCAGGGCTTGATGACAGAGGTAACCTACAGACAGATCAGATTGTAGACTGTAGGATgcttacacatacacacagacacccacacaatatacaaaaacaataatggCATGTGTTTGTTCACTTATAATCTTGTCCGTCTTAACAGATGCCAATGGTGAAAGCTCCAACTCACTTACGTCGTTGTACTCAAAATGGAATAATCCTGTATTTGTTCGACCTCCTATGGTAAGGATAACTTGTGTGTGTACTTTGCAAGGATTTCAATTTTTTGCTACCCGTTCTACCGTTCCAAAGTTTAGTGTCTTAAAGGATAGGTCAGATTTTGTAAGCAGGCTTGTATGTGATATTTATCCAAAGGCACGTCATTACATATCCTATTTCGCGGTCGGCACAGCCcctagtttggagaagcagaacGTAATACCAGCGAAGAAGCTGAGGAAGTACCTGCTTCTAAAAACATCtatttcactttattatatttagaatattttcactgctttagcCTGCTGTCAGACTGCCCTTTCTGATAGGGCACAAAAGCCGATATATATGCTCTCttaaaagccaccagactcctttgtaggggtgggcgatatggccctaaaagaatatcacgatactgcaggctatttttgtgataacgatattcttgacgatattaggaaatactttaaaagatatagaaaatatgatttttttttaatctgtataaataattaaaaatctaaaatgtagtttgaagtgcaaatctcaacagttgccaaatacaaaattttttactcttgagtatgagcaaataataaaaataaccatttagaggttctgggggcatattttaatgaaattttgtaaaggagaataaaggttcttgtatgttttatttaaggcatcttatttttacagtcttcttgtaaattctgtggtggattctcttaacatactgtgctcttattttgaaagctgcatgtgtttagcaacagggagtaagtagctttttgtgattaaaacaactttaaccactacatcaagaagtagaatcattgccaatatcatgatatgcattttttttaaccataaaaaaaatataccgatattatcgtgaacgatacgatatggcacacccctactccTTTGGCATTTTACTTTGTAGGACACAGGAGTTATTGCTGGTCATCAGCTGCCTCGATcggttggtttgtttgtgttattgtgtgtctttgttgttttaaagggttagtttggattcatcAAAGTCTCTCAATACAGTAACAGGTGGCTTTAAGGAGAGCATAGATAGCTATAAGGGCTTCAGTTCCCCATCAGTGGTACAAATATTGTACCCATAGTATACACTTAAACTATTTTGAGATGACCAGTTTTTTAGCTGGTGAAAAtaggttttgctgctgcccccatccacagcagtacattgtttaCCATCTGGGCAAGTACCACAGGTCTCTTTTACGAATGGATAAGTACCtgataccaaggttataatagtttgggatttttcattagttttagttttaatttcgttgtgattttttttgttttcaaatgcagttaggtttaattcgtttttagagtgagtttgctagtttttattagttttttttttttttttttgaaaatgcttagttttagtttagtttctattagtttttattagccCCAATAGGTTTTTAACTCTCGCAGCTCCGGGTGTTTCGAATTTTGGTTCAAGTGAAGTGCTGAACCTCTTAAAGGCAATCGACTGACATAATCGTGTAGATGTcacagtctcaataaacatatttaccaatgtgttcctgcatgttcactaaccagcagctattaggtcaattttttagatttcatatcaaccgaAAAGgcttatgtatgaaaaaaagtagacagatgaaaacaaaggacattttcaatatcattttaataagttttatttagttttgtaaccacgcaatacagtttcagttagttagttatttattttatttattatatttggggtttttttgaaactcgtttttatttttatatcagacaaggaaaatgtttcatcagctctagtttttgttatatCGTTAGTTTCCgctaactataataaccttgcctgatacaaccccacttcaaaaaatctgaatgaTCCCTTTAATACCTATCCTAACTTCAGTTGAATTTTAATGCTGTTTGAATGATGCATCATGAACTCTGCTGTACCAACAGGTTGCTGTGGACATATCAAGTGGGCAAGCTGACGGGCTGGCTGTCAAGATCCACAACATCCTGTTTCCATACCGGTTTTCTAAGGCCATGATTCACTCAATGAAGGCaaattccttttcttttttctttttaatgatcTGACGAGATGCTTCGGCCATTTAACCTTGTTGTGACATAATTgcaatttaattatcttatagGTCATCCATCAAGTAGATAAGAAGTTTCTTGCATGTCTTATCAACACAAGAGACGAAGAGCCTGCAGCACTCGCTGAAACTGAAGGTACAGACAGGAACTttactatttttgttattaaactttttatttgaagaaaaacaaaacagcacatacatgttgctctacatcttgtaaacatgtcaagtcttttcatcaaaacataaaaagaaagaaatggttttaaagaataaaaataataatataaataaaatcaaaatcacatccttgcaaaagcatttaaactctatcacaatactcttacaaagacatacttatacctaaattgataggcaacttgaaaatcagaaaaaaaaaaaaaaaaagataataatgataattcgaaaatcataataacagccttaataatagtgagtttatctgccccatgtaaaccttccttcatccatgttttcttctgcaaacaGAACCTTATCATGGGGTGATAACATTGATGACAAGAGCAACATCAACTCAAATGATAATACTAGTAAATTAAATGGaactttactatttttatttatcgtTTCATTAGCATCTCATgcactctattttttttttttaaacctaggAAACCTTCTGGTGCTGGTGGATCAGCATGCTGCACACGAGAGAGTTCGACTGGAAAATTTAGTTGcaggtaaaaaaagaaacaaatgcacAGTATTAATATTGAGAATGAAACGTTTCACAGTTCCACAGTCATGATTGTACATCCTgtcatagactcctatgaggaTGACCCGGATGCACCAGGGGAGAGACGTCTGTGTTCCTCAACCATTGTGCCACCTCTGGAGATCAGTGTAACAGAAGAGGAACTGAGACTGCTTCGGtgtgttttacttttatgtACTGTACAATAGGTAAATGGGAATACCTGTAAAACCAGTACACTTGCTCTGAGGCAGATACTGCTGAAACTGAGAATATAAATGTGTTCAGTAAATAGATGAAAGCAATTTGATCCAATACTGCGAGTTTCACCTCGTGGATATTTTTTTGATGAAAAGTTATTGGGCAATGTCTGATGCAGGACATTTGCCTTCAGTATTCAAGATCCACTTCCTTTATGCTTTGGTGATGGATACACGTCCTTTTTACTTTGTTGCGATGGCATTGTCATTGCTTGACTGGTTTAATTTCCCTGGAGTCAGCCTTAAACTGGTTGCCATCTGCTCTCTGCAACAACCAAGATACTCAGCGGCAGATTTTGGCAAGGAGGTGAAGAATGGTAGCAATAAAGATGACACAAAGGGTGGGTGCAGTGACGCAGCCTCATTTCACCTCTGTCTTAAGTCAGAGCGGTTGCGTAGCACTTGGCTCACATACCTTCACTCAGTAGCGTCAGCACTCTGATGTTTTAGCAGCCTGTACTAATAGTAGATTGTACACCTTCCAAACCTCTCTTAAAGTTAAATACAGAGGTTTTGTTTTGCCCACTCTCTTATTCCTTGTAATTGAAgcactgttaaaaaacattgtCCATTTTCAGACAGTGGAAGGAGTAGCACTGAGTTGGACATGGAGGTGATGGCTCGTTAACTGCCACAATCTTCCTTGTATTGTTTCCCTTCTTAATTCTGCTCGATGAATGATTTCCCTGAGCTCTGGTTTGTGATTCAGAGGTCCTGGTCTACTTTCCTTGATGATATGAGGCCTTACGGATACAAACACTCACCTCAAAAGCTTATCGTCCTCCTTCAGCTTTCATCTTCTAAATCAGAATAAGCCATAATCTCACCTCCAAATACTTAAAACCAACTTTGACCATTGATTTATGGCAAACTGcaccacagattttttttagccTTTAAAATTTCTTAATTTCTTGACTATATGAATTCTGATATCTACTGAATCCAGCTGACAACGTTGTTGTCCCCTTACCTGTTTACTTTATTCATACCTCAGACATTATTGGCATCATTGCAGAGCagtgtttctttttccttttttttccaaaatatttttgtcaattttaaaaatagcaaacaatacacacacacacacacacacacacacacacacacacacacacaaatattaataataaagataataataaatatataaataaaaacttgacacaAACCACACCATGCCAAAACAAAGTACACACAAATGTGTCACAATAGGTACTCTTTAAAtacacataataacaataataatagtaaatacatattttttttttaaatagataaataaataaacaagataaaaatatataagtgtttttttgtgttgcggTGTTCCTTTTCCCTTGCAGGTCTTGTCAGGCACATTTGCGGAGTTTGGGTCTGGAAGTAAACTTCTCGCAGGCAGCAGATCCACAGGTGTTTGTGGGTAAGGTACCACTGTGCTTCACTGAGAAGGAGAGTAATGAGCTCAGACGGGGGAGACCATCTATTATCAAGCCTCTTGTTGAGGTAAACCTGTCTTAACCGTCTATTGTATCACTTATTTAGCCAAGTCTTCGTTTCTACAATTCTGTCTActtatcatttttctttttttctatcatcACATATCAGGAGTATCTTCGAGAGCAGGTTGAGGTAAGCTTGGACATGTTTTTCTAGTCCCTAAACCCTAATGTGGGGGGAAAGTGTCTTAATACTcaataaaagttatttattattctttgttttaGTTACTCCGCTCAACTGGTAGAGTGAGAGGAACTCTGCCTCTCACGGTGCTGAAGGTGCTAGCCTCCCTAGCATGCCACGGTAAGGTTAAATGACTTCTCTCCATCCTTTAGTTTACTCTTTGTGTACCGATGATTCAATAAATGACCGTTTCACACTCAATCACTTGATACTGC from the Centropristis striata isolate RG_2023a ecotype Rhode Island chromosome 16, C.striata_1.0, whole genome shotgun sequence genome contains:
- the acyp1 gene encoding acylphosphatase-1, whose protein sequence is MFEKSRSFLGSWLVIWLLLTVFRSAMSNEELISVDYEVFGRVQGVFFRKYTQAEGRKLGLVGWVQNTRAGTVQGQLQGPSSRVKEMQEWLKSTGSPQSNITKAEFKNEKVVDSLEHSSFNIVK
- the mlh3 gene encoding DNA mismatch repair protein Mlh3 isoform X1 — encoded protein: MIKCLPKEVQGKLRSGVAIPSLQQCVEELILNSIDAEATCVGVRMDMEAFKVQVIDNGAGINAEDMESAGNRYHTSKCGSIEDLDNLRWYGFRGEALASVVSLAKLVEISSRTRSSVKTHVKIFKDGKSMDVFEAETARPSAGTTVIICNFLHNMPVRRKRMDAVLEGERIRHRLEAISLMHPSVSFTLKNDCTGAMMVQLPKARNTYHRFVQIHSLGRAQKLGEISYTHKQFEVIGYIGREGHYNNSLQFLFVNDRLLLKTRIHKLLNFLLRKLRSSNQKNDSPDGQSAIRSPKHKRSQELHGVYIINIKCSYSEYDICLEPAKTLIEFKDWDGILLCIEDTVKAFLSRENLVAELSQDDLDCVPPELFGTHNTDQEEHTTGNGGQATISASTQDCSIGIKLASASVHRKRKDDCVCEDNGVMECKEEMEKKTVNELETNKSEGSRNKECIYEPLCDTAQHTSDYSITEEEEPPLSEAGDISKMSCMLSSIRQLESENMELLRENEKETSNGTPSTSNMVSLDHITQQSKPDLNNIEQILPDYQGPGRHEDTLVTTRKISLSDPYIHENLLSQDMSQINKSASGQQISAQKCEERSFASKRKISLDAGYDITGQKPWKGLTPFIPSKIPRTCQKVSLCKESGSLEKFRRVYGKFDGLKLPQEKNTRLHQADSFALNSKNLFCQKDQQDETEKEKTQSRPQSRPALSGFTQLKPASGQNRGKTSLAAKLCHLKQHRTDNSKVLPQRSRTTSEGKTCISSGNDGTQDSNNNENQCDAALNPEPVPGGSTDPLLTEKQEAMTSGDWLHHYDPSVGKTVYVNKVTGLSRYDNHPPEETQVRCTSDVTNMAVSVISEMGMEYRCYPFQVDLVLPFLPKSRTERVISSGLDDRDANGESSNSLTSLYSKWNNPVFVRPPMVAVDISSGQADGLAVKIHNILFPYRFSKAMIHSMKVIHQVDKKFLACLINTRDEEPAALAETEGNLLVLVDQHAAHERVRLENLVADSYEDDPDAPGERRLCSSTIVPPLEISVTEEELRLLRSCQAHLRSLGLEVNFSQAADPQVFVGKVPLCFTEKESNELRRGRPSIIKPLVEEYLREQVELLRSTGRVRGTLPLTVLKVLASLACHGAIKFNDSLSRDECHSLVASLSSCQLPFQCAHGRPSIAPLVDTLHLDKDEKELQKPNLQKLRRMYKAWELYGNR
- the mlh3 gene encoding DNA mismatch repair protein Mlh3 isoform X2, which translates into the protein MIKCLPKEVQGKLRSGVAIPSLQQCVEELILNSIDAEATCVGVRMDMEAFKVQVIDNGAGINAEDMESAGNRYHTSKCGSIEDLDNLRWYGFRGEALASVVSLAKLVEISSRTRSSVKTHVKIFKDGKSMDVFEAETARPSAGTTVIICNFLHNMPVRRKRMDAVLEGERIRHRLEAISLMHPSVSFTLKNDCTGAMMVQLPKARNTYHRFVQIHSLGRAQKLGEISYTHKQFEVIGYIGREGHYNNSLQFLFVNDRLLLKTRIHKLLNFLLRKLRSSNQKNDSPDGQSAIRSPKHKRSQELHGVYIINIKCSYSEYDICLEPAKTLIEFKDWDGILLCIEDTVKAFLSRENLVAELSQDDLDCVPPELFGTHNTDQEEHTTGNGGQATISASTQDCSIGIKLASASVHRKRKDDCVCEDNGVMECKEEMEKKTVNELETNKSEGSRNKECIYEPLCDTAQHTSDYSITEEEEPPLSEAGDISKMSCMLSSIRQLESENMELLRENEKETSNGTPSTSNMVSLDHITQQSKPDLNNIEQILPDYQGPGRHEDTLVTTRKISLSDPYIHENLLSQDMSQINKSASGQQISAQKCEERSFASKRKISLDAGYDITGQKPWKGLTPFIPSKIPRTCQKVSLCKESGSLEKFRRVYGKFDGLKLPQEKNTRLHQADSFALNSKNLFCQKDQQDETEKEKTQSRPQSRPALSGFTQLKPASGQNRGKTSLAAKLCHLKQHRTDNSKVLPQRSRTTSEGKTCISSGNDGTQDSNNNENQCDAALNPEPVPGGSTDPLLTEKQEAMTSGDWLHHYDPSVGKTVYVNKVTGLSRYDNHPPEETQVRCTSDVTNMAVSVISEMDANGESSNSLTSLYSKWNNPVFVRPPMVAVDISSGQADGLAVKIHNILFPYRFSKAMIHSMKVIHQVDKKFLACLINTRDEEPAALAETEGNLLVLVDQHAAHERVRLENLVADSYEDDPDAPGERRLCSSTIVPPLEISVTEEELRLLRSCQAHLRSLGLEVNFSQAADPQVFVGKVPLCFTEKESNELRRGRPSIIKPLVEEYLREQVELLRSTGRVRGTLPLTVLKVLASLACHGAIKFNDSLSRDECHSLVASLSSCQLPFQCAHGRPSIAPLVDTLHLDKDEKELQKPNLQKLRRMYKAWELYGNR